A window of Luoshenia tenuis contains these coding sequences:
- a CDS encoding ComEC/Rec2 family competence protein gives MRSRFRRPAALAALCLAVCLCLAGCSLSSGAGLPYASASSSPSSAASSPAPVPAAEGALTLHFFDVGQGDATLVTTPAGENILIDGGPRASGQALCGYLDALGIRRLDRVIATHPHEDHIGGLVAVIPRYEIGEVVMPYYPATTKVYRDLLTAIDQKGLSITPAAQGMALGLDSQSAWQVLWPPEDAESAAGDNPNNASVVLRITFGQDAVLLTGDAEKEVEAQLPGELASGLLKVGHHGSSTSTSAAFLKKVAPGFAVIMVGQDNSYNHPNAKVVQRLTQAGAQVLRTDEAGTITLQSQGQGWQRIED, from the coding sequence TTCGCCGCCCCGCCGCGCTGGCGGCCCTTTGCCTGGCGGTCTGCCTGTGCCTGGCCGGTTGCAGCCTGTCCTCGGGCGCCGGCCTGCCTTACGCGTCCGCATCATCCTCCCCGTCCAGCGCCGCGTCCTCCCCTGCCCCCGTACCGGCGGCCGAGGGCGCGCTTACCCTGCACTTTTTTGACGTGGGCCAGGGCGATGCCACCCTGGTCACCACCCCGGCCGGGGAGAACATCCTTATCGACGGGGGGCCGCGGGCCAGCGGCCAGGCCCTTTGCGGCTATCTGGACGCGCTGGGCATACGCCGCCTGGACCGGGTGATCGCCACCCATCCCCACGAGGATCACATCGGCGGCTTGGTCGCGGTCATCCCCCGCTACGAGATCGGGGAGGTGGTCATGCCCTACTACCCGGCCACCACCAAGGTCTATCGGGACCTGCTCACCGCCATCGACCAAAAGGGGCTGAGCATCACCCCCGCCGCCCAGGGCATGGCATTGGGGCTGGACAGTCAAAGCGCCTGGCAGGTGCTTTGGCCCCCGGAGGACGCCGAATCTGCCGCCGGGGATAACCCCAATAACGCCAGCGTGGTGCTGCGCATCACCTTTGGGCAGGACGCCGTGCTGCTCACCGGCGATGCGGAAAAGGAGGTGGAGGCTCAGCTGCCCGGCGAGCTTGCCAGCGGCCTGCTTAAAGTGGGGCACCACGGCAGTTCCACCTCCACCAGCGCGGCCTTCCTTAAAAAGGTGGCCCCGGGTTTTGCCGTCATCATGGTGGGGCAGGATAACAGCTATAACCACCCCAACGCCAAGGTGGTGCAGCGCCTTACGCAGGCCGGCGCGCAGGTGCTGCGCACCGATGAGGCGGGCACCATCACCCTGCAAAGCCAAGGCCAGGGTTGGCAACGGATAGAGGATTAA
- a CDS encoding DUF3006 domain-containing protein: MQYAIIDRFEGDMAVLEMPDGAMRDLPRAALPQGARAGDALRLDEAGNPIALDPEETRRRQAEVRALMDKLFRRG; this comes from the coding sequence ATGCAATACGCCATTATCGACCGTTTTGAAGGGGACATGGCTGTCCTTGAGATGCCGGACGGCGCTATGCGCGACCTGCCCCGGGCGGCCCTGCCCCAGGGCGCCCGGGCCGGGGACGCCCTGCGCCTGGATGAGGCGGGCAACCCTATAGCCCTGGATCCCGAGGAGACCCGCCGCCGCCAGGCCGAGGTGCGCGCCCTGATGGACAAGCTCTTCCGCCGGGGCTAA